The genomic segment GAAAGTCGATCGCACTAAGGCTTATACCCTTGGCGATGCAGTCGGTTTGGCAAAAGCAACTAGTTTTTCCAAATTTGATGGAACATTAGAGATTTCGACTAAAATCAATTATAAATCTCTCCAAAACGTAAGAGGGACTATCTCTCTTCCACACGGAACTGGAAAAACAATCAAAGTTTTGGTTTTCTGCAAAGGAGACAAACAAAACGAAGCAAAGGAAGCAGGCGCTGACTTTGTAGGTGATATGGATCTCATTGAAAAAGTTGCTGGTGGTTGGACTGATTTCGACGCTTGCGTTGCTACTCCTGACATGATGAAGGAAGTAGGTAAACTTGGTCCGGTTTTAGGTCGTAAAGGCCTTATGCCAAAGCCAAAAGCAGGAACAGTCACTACTGATGTATCAAAAGCAGTAAAAGAACTAAAAGCCGGCCGAATTGAATACCGTCCTGACAAAGGGGGAGTGGTTCACTTAGGTGTTGGTAAATGTTCCTTCTCTGATGACAAACTTTCTGACAACATCAATGCAGTTGTTGCAGCTCTTATGAAAGACAAACCTTCTGATGCGAAGGGTGATTACCTAAAGTCTTTCTCTGTTGCGGCAACTATGGGAATCGGCGTCAAAGTCGATGTGAAAGAACTAGTAAACGCGAACATATAACGAGTAAGAACAATGGCAAATTCATCAAAAATTGAAGCAGTAGCGGAACTTAAAAGTCGTTTGGAAAAACGACCTAATTTCATTTTGGCGTGTTACAGCGGTTTGACTGTTGAAGATATGTCCAACCTTCGTGCGAAACTTCGCAAAGAAGGATCGGAAATGAAGGTGATCAAAAACAACCTTTTTCTCCGTGCTTTAAAAGAGTCTTCTGAACATAAAAACAACTCCATTGATTTTGGGGATGTTTACAAAGGTCCACTTGCGGCTATTTTCTCTCTGGATGCACTTCCAGCAGTAGCAAAAGTTTGTAAGGACTTTGCAAAAGATAAGAAGGAACTCGAAATCAGAACCGGCTATATGGACGGGGAAGTTTTGGGTAAATCCGGAGTAGAGGCGATTGCAGGACTTCCGTCCAAACAAGAACTTCTTTCGCAAGTGGCTCGTGGGCTCAATGCTCCTGCGACGCAAATTGCTTCTGGAATCAATCAAATCATGGCATCATTGGCTCGCGCCATCAATGCTGTAGCCGAGAAAAACGGCAATTAGTAATCATAGTGATTAGTAGGATAAGGAGAATATAGGATGTCTGTTGACGCGCTATTAGAACAAATTGGAAGTCTTACACTAGTTCAGGCAGCTGATCTAGTGAAAAAGATGGAGGACAAATTCGGGATTTCTGCTGCTGCACCAGTTGCGGTAGCGGCGGTTGCGGGTGCAGGTGGTCCAGCTGCTGCTGAAGAGCCTGCTACTTTCAATATCATCTTGAAAGCACACGGTGACAAAAAGATCGACGTTATTAAACTCGTTCGCGAAATCACTGGTCTTGGATTGGCAGATGCGAAAACGCTTGTAGAAGCTGGTGGAAAATCAGTGAAAGAAGGCGTTTCTAAAGACGAAGCTGCTGATATTAAGAAAAAACTCGAAGGTGTTGGGGCTCAAGTAGAAGTTGCTGCTGCCGGTTAATCGGTTGCCAATTTTTAAACCCAGTCTTCAAAAACTTAGAGGCAGGGAGGCCGTAGGCGTCCCCACCTCTATTTTTTCGTTTATCATACCATCTACTATTTTGATGTCTCTAGGGAGAGTATTCCATGCATACCCGAATGCAAATTAGAAACCGGGTAAATTTCGGTAAAATTACCGACCTCAATTTACTTCCTAATCTTATCTACGTACAAAAAAAATCCTTTGATTGGTTTCTCCAGTCGGAAGTGAAAGATCCGACGAAACGTTTGAACCAAGGATTGGAAGCTGTATTCCGTGAATCCTTCCCAATCGAATCACCAAACAACGATATGGTTATGGAATATGGCCATTATATCTTGGGAGAGCCAAAACGCGATCCACAAGAGTGCAAAGACACTGACTCTTCCTTTGCTGTTCCACTAAAAGCAGTCATTCGACTCATCATCAAAGATACCGGAGAAATCCGGGAACAAGTTGTCTACATGGGAGACCTTCCTGTGATGACAGACCACGGAACTTTCATCATCAACGGTGCGGAAAGGGTAGTGGTAAGCCAGTTGCATAGATCACCTGGTATTTTCTTTTCTTACGACCAAGTAAGAGATACTTTCTCTGCTCGTGTGATTCCTTACCGAGGCTCTTGGTTGGAATTCGAGATGGACAACAAAGGGATCCTTGTTGCCAAAATCGACCGTAAGAAAAAATTCCCTGCAACCTTACTTGTAAAAGCAATGGGTATGGGAACAAACGAAGAAGTATTACGTTTGTTCTATGGATCTTCTAAAATGAAGATTGCTGGTGCCAATCCAAAAGACCTCAAACGTCTGATTGGTCGCCGAACCATCGCCGATATCATCAACATGGAAACGGGCGAGGTTATGCTCGATGCTGGTTCCAAAATCAATGAAGACAATATCTCCATCCTTCGAGAAATGAAGGTAAAAGATGTAGATGTCATTGAATTTCCGAAAGGAAAAGACAACCCAGTTCTTATCAACTGTTTAGAAAAAGACGGTGTGAATGACTACGAAGACGCAGTCAAAAAATTCCACACCATCATGAGACCAGGGGAACCTTCTACGATTGAAAACGCAGAAGCGGAACTCAAACGCCTCTTTTTCTCACCAAAAACTTTTGATTTGGGTGTTGTGGGTCGTTACAAAATCAACAGTAAATTTGAATTCAATAATCCAAAAGAATTTGCAAAAGCGGAAGACCGAGTTTTAAGAAAACAAGACATCATTGAAACAGTTCGTTATCTCGTGATGCTTATGTCTGAAGCAGAAAACTACTATCCGGATGATATTGACCACTTAGGAAACAGAAGGATCCGTTCTGTTGGAGAGCTCATCGCAAACCAATTGAAACTTGGATTCTCTCGTGTGGAACGAGTGATCAAAGAAAGGATGACGGTTCAAGAGCCGGAGCAACAAACTCCGCAACTTCTCATTTCCATCAAACCAATCACTGCTGTGATCAATGAGTTTTTTGGATCATCGCAACTTTCTCAGTTTATGGACCAAACCAATCCATTGGCAGAGCTTACGCACAAACGTAGGTTAAACGCTCTTGGACCTGGTGGTCTTTCTCGTGACCGAGCCGGTTTCGAAGTTCGTGACGTTCATTATTCTCACTATGGTCGTATGTGCCCAATTGAAACACCGGAAGGTCCAAACATTGGTCTCATTCTTTCCATGTCTAGTTTTGCGCGAGTGAACGATTATGGGTTTATTGAAACTCCATACCGTCTCGTAAAAAACGGAAAAGTTCAAAAACAAGTCGAGTATCTCACTGCAGACAAAGAAGAATACCACTATATGGCTCAGTCGAATTCGACTGTGGATGATAAGGGAGAATTCACTTCTAAACTTATTTCCACTCGCCATAGAGGGGATTTCCCTTTCCGTAGCCCATCTGAGATCCAATATATGGATCTTGCTCCATTACAAGTTGTGTCTGTATCCACAGCACTCATTCCATTCCTTGAGCATGATGACGCGAACCGCGCACTTATGGGTTCGAACATGCAACGCCAAGCAGTTCCTCTTCTCACAGAAGAAGCACCGTTTGTAGGAACTGGTATGGAATCTCGTGCGGCTTATGACGCAGGGGTTTGTATCGTTGCGAAAAAAGATGGTGTGGTTTCCAAAGTAGATGCTACTGGTGTTTGGATCAAAGAAGACCAATCCAAAGAGATTGTTCACTACCCACTCATTAAATTTAAAAAAACCAACCAAGGTACTTGTTTTAACCAAAAACCAAACGTTTCCATGTTACATACCACAACTGGTGGTAAGGTAAGTAAGGTTTCCAAAGAACGTGTGGAACTCACTTCTCCTAATGGGGAAAAAGAAACACATGAGCTTTTCCACTCGGAAGAAGTTCAATATATCTCCGTTGTGAAAGAAGGCCAAGACCTAGGAATTGGTGCACCGGTTGCCGGACAAATCATCAAAGGTGAAAAATACGGTGACTTTGGTCAAATCCTCCAAAAGGGAACTGTCCTTGCTAACGGACCATCCACTGACGCTGGTTACTTGGCGCTTGGTAGAAACGTCCTTGTTGCTTTTATGCCTTGGGAAGGTTACAACTTTGAGGATGCGATTCTCATTTCAGAACGAATCATCAAAGACGATGTTTTCTCTTCTATCCACATTGAAGAATTCGAAATCCAAGCTCGGGAAACGAAACTAGGACAAGAACAAATCACTCGCGACATTCCAAACCTTTCGGACAAAGCGTTCCGTGATTTGGATGAGTCTGGTGTGATTCGTGTGGGTGCTGAAGTGAAACCAGGGGACATCCTGGTTGGTATGGTGACTCCAAAAGGAGAAACCGACCTCACTCCTGAATACAAACTTTTACACTCCATTTTTGGAGAGAAGGCAAAAGAAGTAAGAGATTCCTCTCTTCGTATGCCAAACGGTTTTGAAGGAACTGTGATCGATATCAAACGTTATTCCCGGGAAACAGGCGACGAACTCGCTGCTGGAGTGGAAGAAATGGTAAAAGTCTATGTGGCTCGTAAACGTAAACTCCTCGTGGGTGATAAGATGGCGGGTCGTCACGGAAACAAAGGGGTCGTAGCTCGTGTGATGGCACAAGAAGATATGCCATACATGGAAGACGGATCTCCTGTTGATATCGTGCTAAACCCACTCGGGGTTCCTTCAAGGATGAACCTTGGTCAGATCTTTGAAACACAACTTGGTTTCGCTGCGAAAAAACTCGGTATCAATTTTGAAACACCGGTGTTCGACGGAGCATCTGAAGGTGACGTTCACGATTTCTGCAAAAAAGCAGGATTACCGGAAAACAGCAAATTTCAGTTATACGACGGAAGAACAGGAGAAAAATTCATCAACCAAGTATTCTGCGGATACATTTACATGTTGAAACTGGCTCACTTGGTGGATGACAAAATCCACGCAAGATCTACTGGACCTTACTCACTCGTAACGCAACAACCACTCGGTGGTAAAGCGCAGTTCGGGGGACAAAGGTTAGGGGAGATGGAAGTTTGGGCTCTTGAGGCTTATGGTGCATCACACACCTTACAAGAGTTACTCACCATTAAGTCAGATGACATGCTTGGACGTGCCAGAATTTACGAAGCAATTGTGAAAGGGATTCACTCGATCAAACCGGGAATTCCAGAATCATTCAACGTTCTTGTTCAGGAACTCCGAGGTCTCGCACTTGATATCATTATCAAAGACTCCGAAGGATTGGAAGTGGATATCTCTGATTACGAAGATGAATTCTCGAAAAACAAAAAGAAAATCAAATTCGAGACCATTGAAAACGTTTAGGGAAGGGAAAAAGTATGAGAAATTACAATAGTTTTGAATCGATTACGATCCGTTTGGCATCACCCGAGCGGATCAAAGAGTGGTCTTTCGGGGAAGTCAAAAAACCGGAAACGATCAACTACCGTACCCTAAAACCGGAACGAGATGGTCTTTTCTGTGAAAAAATCTTTGGAACCACAAAGGATTGGGAATGTTACTGCGGTAAATTCAAATCCATCCGTTACAAGGGAGTGGTTTGTGACAAATGCGGGGTTGAGGTAACTCACTCCAAAGTTCGTCGTGAGAGAATGGGTCATATTGAACTTGCGGCTCCAGTGTCGCACATTTGGTATTATCGTTCTGTTCCGTCTCGTATGGGACTCCTTCTGGATATGACCATCAACCAACTCAAAAGTGTTCTTTACTTTGAGAAGTATGTGATTATAGATCCTGCTGATTCCGGAAGAAGTCGCGGGGAACTTATCGATGAAGATGAATATCATAATTATTTAGATGAATACGGTGATAAATTTATCGCAGGTATCGGTGGGGACGCCATCAAAGAACTTCTCGCACGTATCGACGTGGATGCAGAAGCTCGTGTGATCCGCCAAAAGATCCAAGATAAAAACAAAATCTCCGACAAACGTATTTTCAAACGCCTAGAAGTTTTGGAAGCTTTCCGTGATTCTGGAAACCGTCCTGAATGGATGGTTTTAGATGTGGTTCCGGTCATCCCACCAGAACTTCGTCCGATGGTGCAACTAGAGGGGGGACGTTTTGCAACTTCCGACCTAAACGATTTATACCGTCGTGTGATCAATAGAAACAACCGACTCAAACGTCTTCTAGCTTTAAAAGCTCCTGAGATCATCGTAAGAAACGAAAAACGTATGTTACAAGAAGCAGTAGATGCTCTTTTTGATAACAGCCGTCGCAAACGCACCGTAAAAGGAAAAGGAAATAGACCTTTAAAATCTATCTCCGACATGCTCAAAGGAAAACAAGGCCGGTTCCGCCAAAACCTACTCGGGAAACGTGTGGATTACTCTGGTCGTTCCGTAATCGTAGTGGGTCCTGAACTCAAATACCACCAAATGGGTCTTCCTAAAAAAATGGCTTTGGAACTTTTCAAGCCATTCATTATGAAACGCCTAGTGGATTTGGAACTAGCACCAAACATCAAATCTGCGAAGAAAAAAATCGAAGCAGAAGATAAAGAAGTTTTTGATGTATTGGAAACTGTTGTAAAAGAACACCCAGTTCTACTCAACCGTGCTCCAACTCTTCATAGACTTGGAATCCAAGCATTTTTACCTGTTCTTGTAGAAGGAAAGGCAATCAAACTCCATCCACTCGTTTGTCACGCGTTCAACGCCGACTTTGACGGGGACCAAATGGCAATCCACGTACCGCTTGCTCCAAAAGCGCAGCTCGAAACTTGGATGCTTATGTTATCACCGCATAACATTTTGAATCCTGCCAATGGACAACCGATTTGTGGACCAACACAAGATATCGTTCTTGGAATTTACTACTTAACTTCTGAAGTAAAAGACGCTAAGGGTGAAGGAAAATTTTTCACCGGTCTTGAAGAAGTGATGTATGCGATTGAAACGAAAACCGTTGAAATTCGTTCCAAAATCTCTGTTCTACACGAAGGGAAAATCATCGAAACCACACCGGGAAGACTTATCTTCAACCAAGTGATGCCAAAAGGGTATGTTTATATCAACAGAACTCTCGGTGATAAAGAAACAAACAAAATCATTGCAGACGTATACGAGAAGTTTGGGCCAGGGATCACTGTTGTGATGCTTGATGAAATCAAACGACTTGGTTACCGTTACGCAACTGTATTTGCTCCTACTATCTCCATTGATGACATCCGAGTTTCTCCTCAAAAAGAGGGACTTGTAACAGATGCCAACAAAGAAGTTGAAAAAGCGGATATGGAGTATCGTAAAGGTATCATCACCAACGAAGAACGTCGTAAAAAAGTAATCGAAATTTGGACCAAAACCAATGATCGAATTACAGATGGGATGTTTAAGGAACTAGAAAAAGACCAAGGTGGATTCAATCCGGTTTACGTCATGGCAGCGTCGGGTGCTCGTGGTTCCAAACAACAGATTCGTCAGCTCGCAGGGATGCGGGGCCTTATGGCGAAACCGTCTGGAGAAATCATCGAACTTGCGATTCGTTCTAACTTCCGTGAAGGTCTCGGGGTATTAGAATTTTTTATCTCAACTCATGGTGCGAGAAAGGGTCTTGCGGATACGGCGTTAAAAACTGCCGATGCGGGTTACCTCACTCGTCGTCTCGTGGATATCTCTCAGGACGTAATTGTTTCTGAAGATGATTGCGGAACTAAGTTAAACATTACTCTTGGAATCGTAAAAGAAGGGGAGAACGTAATTGTATCTCTCGCGGACAGAGTGTTCGGTCGTTATACGGCTGAAGATTTAGTAGATCCAGTTTCTGAGAAAGTTGTATTTCCGAAAGACACACTCATTACAAGAGCTCTTGGGCAACAGATCGAAAACCTTGGTTATGATAAAATTAAAGTAAGATCTCCACTCACTTGTAGATCTCGTCATGGAATTTGTACAAAATGTTACGGTATGGACATGGCTCGCCTTGTTCCTGCTGAGATTGGGGAAGCGGTGGGAACCATTGCGGCTCAGTCGATCGGCCAACCGGGAACACAGCTAACGATGAGAACCTTCCACGTGGGTGGTGCGGCATCTGCTACCATTTCAGAAAAAGAACATAAAGTTCCTTATCGCTCTATCGTAAAATCAATCAACGGTCGTCTTGTGACTAACGCAAATTCTGCAAAAGTTTTTGCTCGTCGCGGAACCATCATTGTGAATCGACTCATCCAAGAATTCAACACTGATTCACTTTCAAGTGTTCGTGCCGTTGATGGACAAAGATTGGAAAAAGGGGAAGTATTTGCGACCCAAGTTGCTGAAGCAACAGAGCAACGAATCACTTCTGACCAAGCGGGAACCGTTACTCTTGTTGGGACTACTCTACGCATCTTAGGTGATGACTTTGTGATTCCAGTAAAAATCGGAACCATTCTTCGTGCGGAAGAAGGCCAAATCGTAGAAGAGAACAAAGCACTTGCTGAGTTCGACCCTTTTAACGAGGTGGCAGTTGCGGAAGCAGCAGGAACCATCCAATGGGAAGATTTGGAAATTGGAAAAAACGTTCGTCGTGATGTGGATCCAAAAACTTCCAATATCATTCTAAAAGTTGTAGAACAAAAGAAAGATCGATTGGTTCCAAAAGTTCTGATCGGATCCGATGAATACTCAGTTCCAGTGGATGCTCTTCTCCAATTCCAAAATGGAGACAAAGTACGGGAAGGGGATATCATCTTCAAAATTCCATCAGTTGCGGAAAAAACGCGAGATATCACGGGTGGTCTTCCACGGGTAGATGAACTTTTCGAAGCTCGTCGTCCGAAAGATGCCTGCACACTGGCAGAAATTGACGGAAAGATCGAAGACAAAGGGGAAATCGTAAAAGAAAAACGAATTCTCTATATCATCCCAGAAACTGCAGAACAAGAAAAAGTAAAAGTAGCCATCCCTGTCGGAAAACAAATCCGTGTTCGCCAAGGTGACTTTGTGAAACGAGGAGACCAGTTGGACGAAGGAAACTTTGACCCGCATGATATCCTTGCCATCAAAGGACCAAATGCCCTTCATGAATATTTGGTTTCTGAGGTTCAGGAAGTTTACCGCCTGCAAGGGGTTCATATCAACGATAAACACATCGAAGTTGTGGTTCGCTCCATGCTTCGTAAGGTGATCATCACTGATAGTGGGGACACATCTTTTGTGAACCAACAACAAGTGGATAAATTCCTCTTTGATGAAGAAAATGATCGAGTGGAAAAAGAAGGGGGATCTCCAGCACAAGGAACTCCTGTCCTTTTGGGATTAACAAAAGCATCCCTTAACACTGAGTCTTATTTCTCTGCAGCATCATTCCAAGAAACCACTAAGGTTCTAACGGATGCGGCCATCAAAGGAAAAACAGACAACCTCATGGGTCTGAAAGAAAACGTTATCATCGGTCACATGATTCCTGCGGGAACTGGTATGAAAAAATACCGTGACATCGAAGTTTTCAAAGACCTTCCAGGAGATTTGGATTGGGATCTTGAAACCGAAGAAGAGGAAGAAGAAGTTTCCGAACTTTCGGAAGCAGCTCCGGTTTCTACTGCCACACTCTCTAGACTTGTTGCCGAAGAGGACGAGGATGAAGATGAGTTGGAAGAAGAATCCGATGATTCGGATGATGAGGACGACGACGATTAGACCAAAACCTTGTCCTTAGAGACTTTTCTAGAGTTTCTGGGGACAAAATCATGTTTTCGTTTACAAAATGTCCCTATCTGGAATTTTGGACGAAAACGTCATTATTTTTTTAAAGACAGAGAAGTAGAAGAAGGAATCGAATGCCTACAATTAACCAGCTCATCCGTATTGGAAGAGAAGACCAAAAGAAAAGAACTAAATCTCCTGCCCTTAAGGCATGCCCACAAAGACGTGGAGTTTGCACTAGGGTAATGACCTTTACTCCTAAAAAACCGAACTCAGCTCTTCGTAAAGTAGCAAGGGTTCGCCTCACTACTGGAATTGAAGTAACTGCTTACATTCCTGGTGAAGGTCACAACCTCCAAGAACACAACGTGGTTCTAATCCGTGGGGGAAGAGTAAAAGACTTACCAGGGGTTCGTTATCATATCATTCGTGGAACACTGGATACACTCGGTGTAGACAAACGTCGTAAAGGACGTTCAAAATACGGCGCTAAGCGTCCTAAAGCGTAATCGGAGAAAGGTATATGTCTAGAAGAAGAGGAAAAGTTGAACCACGCCACATCGAAGGCGATCCTAAATACAATGACAAGGTGATTTCTAAGTTTATCAACTGCCTAATGGTAGATGGTAAAAAAAGTGTCGCTGAATCCGTGTTCTACGATGCTTTAGAAGTAATTGCTAAAAAAACAGGACAGGATCCGTTTGCTGTTTTCCAAGAAGCTTTGGAAAACGCGAAACCACAAGTGGAAGTAAAATCTCGCCGAGTGGGTGGGGTTACTTACCAAGTTCCGATTGAAGTTCGCCCAGAAAGAAGACTTGCCCTCGGAATCCGATGGCTTATCAAATACAGCCGTGGCAGAAACGAAAAATCAATGAAAAACAAATTGGCTGCAGAATTCATGGAAGCACAAAAAGGCACCGGATCTGCGATCAAGAAAAAAGAAGACATCAGAAAGATGGCAGACGCCAACAAGGCTTTCTCTCACTACCGCTGGTAGTCTTTACCATTCGATTCCAAACATTGATAAGCCAGGTGAACCACCTGGCTTTTTTATTTTAGCGCACAAAAATCATGAAATACCGAACTGTTGGAATTTTTGCACATATCGATTCGGGGAAAACCACTCTCACCGAAAGAATTTTGTTTGAAGCAGGAAAGATTTCGGCAGTTGGCTCCATTGAAGATGGAAATACAGAATCCGACAGTTTGCAGGAAGAAATTGAGCGGGGAATTTCCATTCGCACCACTTTTCATACCATTCCCTGGAAAACAACCTTTGGTGAATTTGCGATCCAGATAGTAGACACACCAGGTCATATCGACTTTCGAAACCAAGTAACTGATCTTTTGCCCGCCATGGAAACGGCGATTGTTGTTTTGGAAGCGGGATCGGTGGTTCAGTCCCAAGCGAGACTTGTGATTGAAGAACTTCGGAAAGCAAATGTTCCCATGGTTTTTTTCATCAATAAACTCGATCGATTTGATGAAGACTATTTGGACACGTTGGTCTCCCTGGAAGAAATTCTGGATGGGGCTCCAGTCTCTCTTTTCCAAAAGAACCTCGAGGGAAAAATCGAATACTATCTGCGAGCTCCCTCAAATTTTCCTAAATCAGTAAAGGAAGAACTAATGGCCTGGAATGATGAACTTCTTTTGTCATCATGGAATGATCCCTCGGGTCAAACAGATTATCCGGCGATTGGACTTCGCAGTGGTCCAGCTTCCGGGAAACTCTATCCAGTCTACGGTGGATCCGCGAAAACCGGTGAAGGTGTTCGGGAACTTTTGGATTTGGTTTTATGGACAGAACCGAAAGATTCACCCAAAACTCCCAACCTTCCGCTTCTGGTTCTTTCCAGGCGTAGTGATGAATCATTCGGTCGTTATTCCGTGGTGTACCCATCTTTGGATATTTCCCAGAAAGAACTGGCTACAATGCAAAAAACAAAAAGCAAAAATCTCGCCTCTTCGACGGAACGGACAAACGAGGAGGAGTTTCGCTTTGTAGATCCAGAAACCATGGAGCCCGTTTTCCATTTGGAGAAGGGGAAACTAGTTCTTTTGAAAGACCATCCGGATTTCATTTCCCATCCAGGTGAATGGCTTCAATTTTTACAGAAATCCGAATCCGAAAAAGACGTAGTAACC from the Leptospira congkakensis genome contains:
- the rplA gene encoding 50S ribosomal protein L1, whose product is MKRGKKYIQLKEKVDRTKAYTLGDAVGLAKATSFSKFDGTLEISTKINYKSLQNVRGTISLPHGTGKTIKVLVFCKGDKQNEAKEAGADFVGDMDLIEKVAGGWTDFDACVATPDMMKEVGKLGPVLGRKGLMPKPKAGTVTTDVSKAVKELKAGRIEYRPDKGGVVHLGVGKCSFSDDKLSDNINAVVAALMKDKPSDAKGDYLKSFSVAATMGIGVKVDVKELVNANI
- the rplJ gene encoding 50S ribosomal protein L10; protein product: MANSSKIEAVAELKSRLEKRPNFILACYSGLTVEDMSNLRAKLRKEGSEMKVIKNNLFLRALKESSEHKNNSIDFGDVYKGPLAAIFSLDALPAVAKVCKDFAKDKKELEIRTGYMDGEVLGKSGVEAIAGLPSKQELLSQVARGLNAPATQIASGINQIMASLARAINAVAEKNGN
- the rplL gene encoding 50S ribosomal protein L7/L12; the encoded protein is MSVDALLEQIGSLTLVQAADLVKKMEDKFGISAAAPVAVAAVAGAGGPAAAEEPATFNIILKAHGDKKIDVIKLVREITGLGLADAKTLVEAGGKSVKEGVSKDEAADIKKKLEGVGAQVEVAAAG
- the rpoB gene encoding DNA-directed RNA polymerase subunit beta; amino-acid sequence: MHTRMQIRNRVNFGKITDLNLLPNLIYVQKKSFDWFLQSEVKDPTKRLNQGLEAVFRESFPIESPNNDMVMEYGHYILGEPKRDPQECKDTDSSFAVPLKAVIRLIIKDTGEIREQVVYMGDLPVMTDHGTFIINGAERVVVSQLHRSPGIFFSYDQVRDTFSARVIPYRGSWLEFEMDNKGILVAKIDRKKKFPATLLVKAMGMGTNEEVLRLFYGSSKMKIAGANPKDLKRLIGRRTIADIINMETGEVMLDAGSKINEDNISILREMKVKDVDVIEFPKGKDNPVLINCLEKDGVNDYEDAVKKFHTIMRPGEPSTIENAEAELKRLFFSPKTFDLGVVGRYKINSKFEFNNPKEFAKAEDRVLRKQDIIETVRYLVMLMSEAENYYPDDIDHLGNRRIRSVGELIANQLKLGFSRVERVIKERMTVQEPEQQTPQLLISIKPITAVINEFFGSSQLSQFMDQTNPLAELTHKRRLNALGPGGLSRDRAGFEVRDVHYSHYGRMCPIETPEGPNIGLILSMSSFARVNDYGFIETPYRLVKNGKVQKQVEYLTADKEEYHYMAQSNSTVDDKGEFTSKLISTRHRGDFPFRSPSEIQYMDLAPLQVVSVSTALIPFLEHDDANRALMGSNMQRQAVPLLTEEAPFVGTGMESRAAYDAGVCIVAKKDGVVSKVDATGVWIKEDQSKEIVHYPLIKFKKTNQGTCFNQKPNVSMLHTTTGGKVSKVSKERVELTSPNGEKETHELFHSEEVQYISVVKEGQDLGIGAPVAGQIIKGEKYGDFGQILQKGTVLANGPSTDAGYLALGRNVLVAFMPWEGYNFEDAILISERIIKDDVFSSIHIEEFEIQARETKLGQEQITRDIPNLSDKAFRDLDESGVIRVGAEVKPGDILVGMVTPKGETDLTPEYKLLHSIFGEKAKEVRDSSLRMPNGFEGTVIDIKRYSRETGDELAAGVEEMVKVYVARKRKLLVGDKMAGRHGNKGVVARVMAQEDMPYMEDGSPVDIVLNPLGVPSRMNLGQIFETQLGFAAKKLGINFETPVFDGASEGDVHDFCKKAGLPENSKFQLYDGRTGEKFINQVFCGYIYMLKLAHLVDDKIHARSTGPYSLVTQQPLGGKAQFGGQRLGEMEVWALEAYGASHTLQELLTIKSDDMLGRARIYEAIVKGIHSIKPGIPESFNVLVQELRGLALDIIIKDSEGLEVDISDYEDEFSKNKKKIKFETIENV
- the rpoC gene encoding DNA-directed RNA polymerase subunit beta', yielding MRNYNSFESITIRLASPERIKEWSFGEVKKPETINYRTLKPERDGLFCEKIFGTTKDWECYCGKFKSIRYKGVVCDKCGVEVTHSKVRRERMGHIELAAPVSHIWYYRSVPSRMGLLLDMTINQLKSVLYFEKYVIIDPADSGRSRGELIDEDEYHNYLDEYGDKFIAGIGGDAIKELLARIDVDAEARVIRQKIQDKNKISDKRIFKRLEVLEAFRDSGNRPEWMVLDVVPVIPPELRPMVQLEGGRFATSDLNDLYRRVINRNNRLKRLLALKAPEIIVRNEKRMLQEAVDALFDNSRRKRTVKGKGNRPLKSISDMLKGKQGRFRQNLLGKRVDYSGRSVIVVGPELKYHQMGLPKKMALELFKPFIMKRLVDLELAPNIKSAKKKIEAEDKEVFDVLETVVKEHPVLLNRAPTLHRLGIQAFLPVLVEGKAIKLHPLVCHAFNADFDGDQMAIHVPLAPKAQLETWMLMLSPHNILNPANGQPICGPTQDIVLGIYYLTSEVKDAKGEGKFFTGLEEVMYAIETKTVEIRSKISVLHEGKIIETTPGRLIFNQVMPKGYVYINRTLGDKETNKIIADVYEKFGPGITVVMLDEIKRLGYRYATVFAPTISIDDIRVSPQKEGLVTDANKEVEKADMEYRKGIITNEERRKKVIEIWTKTNDRITDGMFKELEKDQGGFNPVYVMAASGARGSKQQIRQLAGMRGLMAKPSGEIIELAIRSNFREGLGVLEFFISTHGARKGLADTALKTADAGYLTRRLVDISQDVIVSEDDCGTKLNITLGIVKEGENVIVSLADRVFGRYTAEDLVDPVSEKVVFPKDTLITRALGQQIENLGYDKIKVRSPLTCRSRHGICTKCYGMDMARLVPAEIGEAVGTIAAQSIGQPGTQLTMRTFHVGGAASATISEKEHKVPYRSIVKSINGRLVTNANSAKVFARRGTIIVNRLIQEFNTDSLSSVRAVDGQRLEKGEVFATQVAEATEQRITSDQAGTVTLVGTTLRILGDDFVIPVKIGTILRAEEGQIVEENKALAEFDPFNEVAVAEAAGTIQWEDLEIGKNVRRDVDPKTSNIILKVVEQKKDRLVPKVLIGSDEYSVPVDALLQFQNGDKVREGDIIFKIPSVAEKTRDITGGLPRVDELFEARRPKDACTLAEIDGKIEDKGEIVKEKRILYIIPETAEQEKVKVAIPVGKQIRVRQGDFVKRGDQLDEGNFDPHDILAIKGPNALHEYLVSEVQEVYRLQGVHINDKHIEVVVRSMLRKVIITDSGDTSFVNQQQVDKFLFDEENDRVEKEGGSPAQGTPVLLGLTKASLNTESYFSAASFQETTKVLTDAAIKGKTDNLMGLKENVIIGHMIPAGTGMKKYRDIEVFKDLPGDLDWDLETEEEEEEVSELSEAAPVSTATLSRLVAEEDEDEDELEEESDDSDDEDDDD
- the rpsL gene encoding 30S ribosomal protein S12, which translates into the protein MPTINQLIRIGREDQKKRTKSPALKACPQRRGVCTRVMTFTPKKPNSALRKVARVRLTTGIEVTAYIPGEGHNLQEHNVVLIRGGRVKDLPGVRYHIIRGTLDTLGVDKRRKGRSKYGAKRPKA
- the rpsG gene encoding 30S ribosomal protein S7, which encodes MSRRRGKVEPRHIEGDPKYNDKVISKFINCLMVDGKKSVAESVFYDALEVIAKKTGQDPFAVFQEALENAKPQVEVKSRRVGGVTYQVPIEVRPERRLALGIRWLIKYSRGRNEKSMKNKLAAEFMEAQKGTGSAIKKKEDIRKMADANKAFSHYRW